The following proteins are encoded in a genomic region of Fibrobacter sp.:
- the fliE gene encoding flagellar hook-basal body complex protein FliE, whose amino-acid sequence MNQINSIGPIQSGGSIEKAPGAKQKSGASFKETFQNFLSDVNAMQKKADQSIQKMAAGEITDVHQVMSSVEEANVAFNMMMEIRNKVMDAYQEIMRIRL is encoded by the coding sequence ATGAACCAGATCAATTCCATTGGCCCGATTCAGTCGGGTGGTTCCATTGAAAAGGCTCCGGGTGCAAAGCAGAAAAGCGGTGCGTCTTTTAAGGAGACGTTTCAGAATTTTCTCAGTGATGTCAATGCGATGCAGAAGAAGGCGGACCAGTCGATACAGAAGATGGCTGCTGGAGAGATTACAGATGTTCATCAGGTGATGAGCAGTGTTGAGGAAGCGAATGTGGCTTTTAACATGATGATGGAGATCAGGAACAAGGTCATGGACGCTTACCAGGAAATAATGAGGATCAGATTGTAA
- the flgB gene encoding flagellar basal body rod protein FlgB has product MLGEMLSRTNLPLTQKMMDTAMLRGRVIANNIANVNTPGYRRVEVAFEEELRSALDRTKLKGTRTDEKHLAMGRKDLSGVNAEAYHPYDPTLPSGVNNVDIDMEMAKLAETQITYNYAVRFGQGVFKKLNAAIQGKSLQ; this is encoded by the coding sequence ATGCTGGGTGAGATGTTATCCCGGACCAATCTTCCTCTTACGCAAAAAATGATGGATACTGCGATGCTGCGGGGGAGAGTGATCGCAAACAATATTGCCAATGTAAATACTCCCGGGTACCGTCGGGTTGAGGTTGCTTTTGAAGAGGAACTCAGAAGTGCTTTAGACCGTACAAAGCTCAAGGGTACGCGCACCGATGAGAAGCATCTGGCGATGGGGAGAAAGGATTTAAGTGGAGTAAATGCCGAGGCATATCATCCATACGATCCTACTCTTCCAAGCGGGGTGAACAATGTGGATATCGACATGGAGATGGCCAAGCTTGCAGAGACTCAGATTACGTACAATTACGCGGTTCGTTTTGGGCAGGGGGTTTTCAAGAAGCTTAACGCCGCGATCCAGGGGAAGTCACTTCAATAA
- the fliF gene encoding flagellar M-ring protein FliF: MPEFFKQLIMQLSAIWRRLSLQQKIVTTSLIAFMVLGMAGLLVWSSSGSRHESGFKVLYSDLDLEEAASITEQLQKGNYKYKLENNGRTITVDVKQLYEIRMALAREGLPRKRGLGYELFDKANFGMTDYVQKLNARRALEGEIQRTIEGLDEVKSARVHIVIPEPTIFLDQQKDAKASVVVKCAHGRELGKGQIRGITHLISSSVDGLKPENISVIDYGGKLLSNPFGEDTEALAGSRNMELQQNVERYIEGKANQILTNVLGPSKAYVKVACDLDFDRVEQTLEKYDPESRVIRSEERIEESKKNAPDGDNQKERSLINYEIDKTVQRLVQEVGNVKRLTISVAVDGRYDVDKEQKSVFKPRSAEELQNIEDLVKNAVGYDLTRGDQITVSNVQFDNEFLRKEQQEMRSREKWELYTAIAKYSLIFFIAILFLIFLRYLARTIADAMNPPVPALEKFGVEEPVTQELPEDMRRSSEILERVEMLTREEPVNIAAIIRQWLSEPVNPNKKKKR, from the coding sequence ATGCCTGAGTTTTTCAAACAGCTCATAATGCAGTTGTCTGCGATCTGGCGCAGGTTATCTTTACAGCAAAAAATAGTAACCACATCTCTGATAGCTTTTATGGTGCTTGGCATGGCCGGGCTCCTTGTGTGGTCATCGAGTGGCTCAAGACACGAGTCTGGGTTCAAGGTACTGTACTCTGATCTTGATCTGGAAGAGGCGGCATCGATTACCGAACAGCTTCAGAAGGGTAACTACAAGTACAAGCTTGAAAACAACGGCCGCACCATTACCGTAGATGTCAAACAGTTGTACGAAATAAGAATGGCGCTTGCCAGGGAGGGACTGCCCAGGAAACGGGGCCTTGGATATGAGCTTTTTGACAAAGCTAATTTCGGCATGACCGATTATGTTCAGAAGCTTAATGCCAGAAGAGCGCTGGAGGGGGAGATACAGAGGACGATAGAGGGTCTTGACGAAGTAAAGAGTGCCCGGGTGCACATCGTAATTCCAGAACCCACAATTTTCCTTGATCAGCAGAAGGACGCCAAGGCATCTGTAGTTGTCAAGTGTGCGCACGGCAGGGAGCTTGGCAAGGGTCAGATCAGGGGAATAACCCATCTTATCTCATCGAGTGTTGATGGTCTTAAACCTGAGAATATATCTGTAATTGACTACGGGGGGAAGCTTCTTTCCAATCCGTTCGGAGAGGACACAGAGGCTCTGGCCGGCTCCAGAAATATGGAGCTTCAGCAGAATGTGGAGCGTTATATTGAGGGCAAGGCTAATCAGATACTGACCAATGTCCTTGGTCCGTCGAAAGCTTATGTAAAGGTTGCCTGTGATCTTGATTTTGACAGGGTTGAACAGACGCTTGAGAAGTACGATCCGGAGAGCCGTGTTATCCGCTCAGAAGAGCGAATTGAGGAGTCTAAGAAAAATGCTCCTGATGGTGACAACCAGAAGGAGCGGTCGCTTATCAATTACGAGATTGACAAAACCGTGCAGCGCCTGGTACAGGAAGTTGGAAATGTCAAGCGGCTTACAATTTCTGTTGCTGTTGACGGCAGGTATGATGTTGATAAGGAACAGAAGAGTGTTTTTAAGCCCCGCAGCGCAGAGGAGCTTCAGAACATAGAGGATCTGGTGAAAAATGCGGTTGGGTACGATCTGACCCGCGGGGATCAGATTACAGTTTCAAATGTGCAGTTTGACAATGAGTTCCTCAGAAAAGAGCAGCAGGAGATGCGTTCCAGGGAGAAATGGGAGCTTTATACTGCAATTGCCAAATACAGTTTGATATTCTTCATCGCTATTTTGTTCCTGATATTTCTCAGGTATCTGGCCCGGACCATTGCTGATGCAATGAACCCGCCTGTTCCGGCACTGGAGAAGTTTGGGGTAGAGGAACCTGTGACGCAGGAGCTTCCTGAAGACATGCGCCGCAGTTCTGAGATTCTGGAGCGGGTGGAAATGCTTACCCGCGAGGAACCTGTGAATATCGCCGCTATAATTCGTCAATGGCTTTCAGAGCCGGTGAATCCAAACAAGAAAAAGAAACGCTGA
- the flgC gene encoding flagellar basal body rod protein FlgC yields the protein MPLSGIFSGFQISASGMRAQRIRQNAISSNLANMETTRTDKGGPYRRQFVVFTADSDSRDVRLLNKQPGLSGMVSNDKHLPVPAENFPRDERFFGNGVNVAEIREDSRPPRMVYDPSHPDADESGYVAMPNINVVEEMTDMIAATRAYEANVTAFNALKGMYNQALQL from the coding sequence ATGCCGTTATCGGGGATTTTTTCGGGTTTTCAGATCAGTGCATCGGGAATGAGAGCGCAGAGGATAAGGCAGAATGCAATTTCCTCGAATCTGGCCAATATGGAGACTACCAGGACAGACAAGGGAGGGCCCTACCGCCGTCAGTTCGTAGTATTTACGGCTGACAGTGACAGCAGGGATGTACGTTTGCTTAACAAACAGCCGGGGCTTAGCGGAATGGTAAGTAACGATAAGCATCTGCCTGTACCGGCGGAGAATTTCCCTCGTGATGAGCGGTTTTTCGGTAATGGGGTAAATGTGGCTGAGATCAGGGAAGATTCGCGTCCGCCCAGGATGGTATACGATCCATCTCATCCTGATGCGGATGAAAGCGGGTATGTGGCTATGCCTAACATAAATGTAGTTGAGGAGATGACAGATATGATAGCTGCAACCAGGGCTTATGAGGCCAATGTTACAGCTTTTAACGCCCTGAAGGGTATGTACAATCAGGCGTTGCAGTTGTAG